The following are encoded together in the Gordonia insulae genome:
- a CDS encoding CaiB/BaiF CoA transferase family protein: protein MKPLEGFTVLEVAMYGFVPSAGAVLREWGAEVIKVEHAVTGDPQRGLRQTGQFKIEGDLNPNVEHANRGKRSIGLDMSRPEGRDVLYELVRRADVFLTSFLPGPRTRFGIDVDDIRAVNPSIVYARGSALGPRGAESEKGGYDMTAFWSRGGIAATLTPPGTEGLISPPGPAFGDTISGTNLAGGIAAALLKRERTGEPSVVDVSLLGSGLWSMGHTVALSLHLDKPMEAPAQGGHGSPTNPLSGLYKTSDNRYISFVMLQAAKFWPDVCKHIDRPELVEDSRFSSAELLAENTSDAVTILREAIAERTLAEWTERFATLAGPWAPVQDSRQVGDDPQIRANDYIVTAGELELVGNPVQFDVAASTVSAAPEFAEHTDEILQEIGLDWDRIIELKTAGAVT from the coding sequence GTGAAGCCACTCGAGGGGTTCACCGTCCTCGAGGTCGCCATGTACGGGTTCGTACCGTCGGCCGGCGCGGTGCTGCGCGAATGGGGCGCAGAGGTGATCAAGGTGGAGCACGCGGTGACCGGCGACCCGCAACGCGGCCTTCGCCAGACCGGGCAGTTCAAGATCGAGGGCGACCTCAATCCGAATGTGGAACATGCCAATCGGGGTAAGCGCAGTATCGGGCTGGACATGTCGCGGCCGGAAGGCCGCGACGTGCTCTACGAGTTGGTGCGTCGTGCCGACGTCTTCCTCACCAGCTTCCTTCCCGGCCCGCGCACGCGCTTCGGGATCGACGTCGACGACATCCGCGCGGTCAACCCGTCGATCGTCTACGCGCGCGGCAGTGCGTTGGGGCCACGGGGTGCCGAATCGGAGAAGGGTGGTTACGACATGACCGCCTTCTGGTCGCGGGGCGGGATAGCGGCGACCCTGACGCCCCCGGGCACCGAGGGCCTCATCAGCCCGCCCGGCCCGGCGTTCGGCGACACGATCTCGGGCACCAATCTGGCCGGTGGCATCGCCGCAGCACTGCTCAAACGTGAACGGACGGGCGAACCCTCGGTGGTCGACGTCTCGCTGCTGGGCAGCGGTCTGTGGTCGATGGGGCACACCGTGGCACTCTCGCTGCATCTCGACAAGCCGATGGAGGCACCGGCGCAGGGCGGACACGGTTCGCCCACCAATCCGCTCTCGGGACTGTACAAGACGTCGGACAACCGCTACATCTCGTTCGTCATGCTGCAGGCGGCGAAGTTCTGGCCCGACGTGTGCAAGCACATCGACCGCCCCGAACTCGTCGAGGATTCTCGATTCAGCAGTGCGGAGCTGTTGGCGGAGAACACATCCGACGCCGTGACCATTCTGCGCGAGGCCATTGCGGAACGGACCCTCGCCGAGTGGACCGAGCGGTTCGCCACTCTCGCCGGGCCGTGGGCGCCGGTGCAGGACTCCCGACAGGTGGGTGACGACCCGCAGATCAGGGCCAACGACTACATCGTCACCGCCGGGGAGCTCGAACTGGTCGGCAATCCCGTGCAGTTCGATGTGGCTGCGTCGACGGTCTCCGCGGCACCGGAGTTCGCCGAACACACCGACGAGATCCTGCAGGAAATCGGTCTGGACTGGGACCGCATCATCGAACTGAAGACCGCGGGCGCGGTCACCTGA
- a CDS encoding TauD/TfdA dioxygenase family protein: MIQTSALTPAMGVKVSGVDDLRDPAVIGRCLEALKWRGVLLIRGLHLDDEAQVAFSKQLGPVLAPAGKEVFVVSLDPAKSRSAEYLKGTFHWHIDDTTNDVPARATMLTARHVAMVGGGTEFASTYAAYENLPEQDRKRYDGLRVVHTFEASQRLVHPDPTDEQLAAWRTLPSHESALVWQRRDGRRSLVIGATADHIVGMRPEESRELLDELLAWSTQERFSYVHEWEKDDVVIWDNTGMLHRALPYDPSSERTMHRTTIAGDEAWS; encoded by the coding sequence GTGATCCAGACCTCAGCCCTCACGCCGGCGATGGGTGTGAAAGTGTCCGGCGTCGACGACCTCCGCGATCCCGCGGTGATCGGTCGTTGCCTGGAAGCCTTGAAATGGCGTGGCGTCCTGCTCATCCGGGGCCTGCACCTCGACGACGAGGCCCAGGTCGCGTTCAGCAAACAGCTCGGACCGGTGCTCGCGCCGGCCGGCAAAGAGGTCTTCGTCGTGTCGCTCGACCCGGCGAAGTCCCGGTCGGCCGAGTACCTCAAGGGCACCTTCCACTGGCACATCGACGACACCACCAACGACGTGCCCGCTAGGGCGACGATGCTGACCGCCCGCCACGTCGCCATGGTCGGTGGCGGCACCGAGTTCGCGAGCACCTACGCCGCCTACGAGAACCTGCCCGAACAGGACCGTAAGCGCTACGACGGGTTGCGCGTCGTGCACACCTTCGAAGCCTCGCAACGCCTGGTGCATCCCGATCCGACGGACGAACAGCTCGCCGCGTGGCGGACCCTGCCCTCCCACGAGAGCGCGCTCGTCTGGCAGCGCCGTGACGGGCGGCGGTCGCTCGTCATCGGTGCGACCGCCGATCACATCGTCGGCATGCGCCCCGAGGAGAGTCGCGAGCTACTCGACGAGCTGCTCGCCTGGTCCACCCAGGAGCGCTTCTCCTACGTCCACGAGTGGGAGAAGGACGACGTGGTGATCTGGGACAACACCGGCATGCTGCATCGCGCGCTGCCCTACGACCCGTCGTCGGAACGGACCATGCATCGCACGACCATCGCCGGGGACGAGGCGTGGTCGTGA
- a CDS encoding SDR family NAD(P)-dependent oxidoreductase, which yields MKNAVVTGGGSGIGLAVAERLRSQGYHVATIDLRPSDEPSAEAADVADRSQVDAAMTKIRETLGPITILVNAAGVDGFKRFAKLDFAEWQKVIDVNLNGVFHCTQAVLPDMVDAGWGRIVNISSSSAHSGQPYMTHYVAAKSAVNGLTKALALELGPQGITVNAVPPGFIDTPMLRNAEGLKRLGGTVDDHIERTPVRRVGRPEDIAAACSFLISEEAGYITGQILGVNGGRNT from the coding sequence GTGAAGAATGCTGTCGTCACCGGCGGTGGGTCCGGTATCGGACTCGCCGTCGCCGAACGGCTCCGCAGTCAGGGCTATCACGTCGCGACCATCGACCTACGGCCCAGTGACGAGCCGTCGGCCGAGGCCGCCGATGTCGCGGACCGCTCCCAGGTCGATGCCGCCATGACCAAGATCCGCGAAACCCTGGGGCCGATAACCATTCTGGTGAACGCGGCGGGGGTCGACGGCTTCAAGCGGTTCGCGAAGCTGGACTTCGCGGAGTGGCAGAAGGTCATCGACGTCAATCTGAACGGCGTATTCCATTGCACCCAGGCAGTACTGCCCGACATGGTCGACGCCGGCTGGGGCCGCATCGTCAACATCTCGTCGTCGAGTGCCCATTCGGGCCAGCCCTACATGACCCACTACGTCGCGGCCAAGTCCGCGGTGAACGGACTGACCAAGGCGCTGGCCCTCGAACTCGGCCCGCAGGGCATCACCGTGAACGCCGTACCGCCAGGGTTCATCGACACACCGATGCTCCGTAATGCGGAGGGCCTCAAGCGACTCGGTGGAACCGTCGACGATCACATCGAGCGGACACCGGTCCGGCGGGTGGGCCGCCCGGAGGACATCGCGGCAGCCTGCTCCTTCCTCATCTCGGAGGAAGCCGGCTACATCACCGGACAAATACTCGGCGTCAACGGGGGCCGGAACACCTGA
- a CDS encoding OB-fold domain-containing protein yields MPNIASIGTYLPCWGSADRRVTGEDEDAITLAVEAGRAALDSGGTVDSVVLVSRDLPLTESSNAAVLLAGLDLDPELEVTERLGGAPATLDALSSARSRTLIIGVDLEPAGAVAVLTADRGLGVRTNARISRSLPVRTRNLAGAVHDYGDPRLLHERGLVASLTESWLEKPTMVAGVDRKEAGQLAEVDAALPTTGASSGLFGLAAMASRELSGNLVAVEQGSLSGIAVSTGSVTVHRREPKPRAKSEEPVASADELRISLAAYERAFNAKVRWEAGRFTGSDELDFPPRYQVDADSTLRTDYELVPLPRAGTVYSEATVHVPVPGLPSPYSLVLVELDGVGVRALVKVAGPHVGLVGIGDRGRLVLRRLALRSGVPDYGYSFEPEGVAA; encoded by the coding sequence ATGCCCAACATCGCATCAATCGGGACGTATCTCCCGTGCTGGGGCAGCGCCGACAGACGTGTCACCGGGGAGGACGAGGACGCCATCACCCTGGCGGTGGAGGCCGGCCGCGCTGCGCTGGACTCGGGCGGTACAGTCGATTCCGTCGTGCTGGTCAGCCGCGACCTCCCCCTGACGGAGAGCAGCAACGCGGCAGTTCTCCTGGCCGGATTGGACCTCGATCCGGAACTCGAGGTCACCGAACGGCTCGGCGGTGCGCCGGCCACGCTGGACGCGCTCAGCTCAGCGCGGTCCCGGACCCTGATCATCGGCGTCGATCTCGAACCCGCCGGGGCCGTGGCGGTGCTGACCGCGGATCGAGGCCTCGGCGTCCGGACCAATGCCCGGATCTCGCGGAGTCTCCCGGTCCGCACCCGCAACCTCGCGGGCGCCGTCCACGACTACGGGGACCCCCGCCTGCTGCACGAGCGAGGGCTCGTGGCGTCGCTGACCGAATCGTGGCTGGAGAAGCCGACAATGGTTGCGGGGGTGGACCGCAAGGAGGCCGGACAGCTCGCCGAGGTCGATGCGGCCCTGCCGACAACCGGCGCGAGTTCGGGACTGTTCGGGCTCGCCGCGATGGCTTCCCGAGAACTGTCCGGGAACCTCGTCGCGGTCGAACAGGGAAGCCTGTCCGGAATCGCCGTCTCGACCGGCTCCGTGACAGTGCACCGCCGGGAACCGAAACCCCGGGCGAAGTCCGAGGAGCCGGTCGCCTCCGCCGATGAACTACGCATCTCCCTGGCCGCCTACGAGCGTGCTTTCAACGCCAAGGTGCGTTGGGAGGCAGGCAGGTTCACCGGCAGCGACGAGCTCGACTTTCCGCCGCGCTACCAGGTCGACGCCGACAGCACACTGCGCACCGATTATGAACTCGTACCGCTGCCACGTGCCGGGACGGTGTACTCGGAGGCCACCGTTCATGTTCCGGTGCCCGGACTGCCGTCGCCCTACTCGCTCGTTCTCGTCGAACTCGACGGGGTGGGGGTACGAGCCCTGGTGAAGGTGGCCGGACCACATGTCGGGCTGGTGGGGATCGGTGACCGCGGGCGCCTGGTCCTGCGGCGACTGGCGTTACGGTCGGGCGTGCCCGACTACGGATATTCCTTTGAACCGGAAGGAGTCGCGGCATGA
- a CDS encoding thiolase C-terminal domain-containing protein — protein sequence MRKVAVVGAGMTPFAEHFALGVRDLVPMAFADCAASVDKGFDKGDIEAAWFGAVGPTDGSASGIVADSLGLDGIPVTRVENSCATGNDAIRNAVYAIGSGAVDVALVMGADKLRETASKNVVWEWEAVSRDMTWEYPLGLVAPAGVALHVNRYLHESPATREHLAMVAVKNHRHGATNPKARLQFEITAAQALSATTVVEPFSVYDCAPLSDGAAAMILVAEDVADRYTDQPVWVAGVGLGLDALMHQHKTDLTTFPATVRAAHAAFAMAGVSPADIDVAEVHDFFTGIELISYEDLGFADRFDGYKLLEAGETSLGGSIPVNTSGGLKSKGHPPGATGVGQCVELFEQLRGSAVNQVDGARIGLAHNVGGPTSVSAVTILKAPGVS from the coding sequence ATGAGGAAGGTGGCAGTCGTCGGAGCGGGTATGACGCCGTTCGCGGAGCATTTCGCGCTCGGTGTGCGCGATCTGGTGCCGATGGCGTTCGCCGACTGTGCGGCATCGGTGGACAAGGGATTCGACAAGGGCGACATCGAGGCCGCATGGTTCGGTGCCGTCGGTCCGACGGACGGATCGGCATCGGGTATCGTCGCGGACTCGCTCGGCCTCGACGGAATTCCGGTGACACGCGTGGAGAATTCCTGTGCCACAGGGAATGACGCCATCCGAAACGCGGTCTACGCGATCGGTTCTGGAGCGGTGGACGTGGCATTGGTCATGGGCGCCGACAAGTTGCGCGAGACCGCATCGAAGAACGTCGTGTGGGAGTGGGAGGCTGTGTCACGCGACATGACCTGGGAGTACCCGCTGGGCCTCGTGGCGCCCGCGGGTGTCGCGCTGCACGTGAACCGCTATCTCCACGAATCGCCGGCAACCCGCGAACATCTGGCGATGGTGGCCGTCAAGAACCACCGGCACGGTGCCACCAACCCGAAGGCCAGGTTGCAGTTCGAGATCACCGCAGCGCAGGCGTTGTCGGCGACGACGGTGGTCGAGCCGTTCAGCGTCTACGACTGCGCGCCACTGAGCGACGGCGCGGCCGCGATGATCCTGGTCGCGGAGGATGTCGCCGACCGCTACACCGACCAACCCGTCTGGGTGGCCGGGGTCGGCCTCGGCCTGGATGCGCTGATGCATCAGCACAAGACCGACCTGACCACATTTCCCGCGACCGTGCGGGCGGCCCATGCCGCGTTCGCGATGGCGGGTGTGTCGCCCGCGGACATCGACGTGGCGGAGGTGCACGACTTCTTCACCGGTATCGAGCTCATCAGCTACGAGGATCTGGGATTTGCGGACAGGTTCGACGGCTACAAGCTGCTCGAGGCCGGCGAGACGTCGCTGGGTGGATCGATTCCGGTCAACACCAGCGGAGGCCTCAAGTCGAAGGGGCATCCGCCGGGTGCCACCGGCGTCGGCCAGTGCGTGGAACTGTTCGAACAGTTGCGGGGCAGTGCGGTCAATCAGGTGGACGGTGCGCGGATCGGTTTGGCGCACAACGTGGGTGGCCCGACTTCGGTCTCGGCGGTCACGATTCTGAAGGCCCCGGGTGTGAGCTGA
- a CDS encoding amidohydrolase family protein — MSPSQLPYPLFDADNHLYETKEALTQFLPDKYKKAIQYVEVDGRTKIAIQGQISEYIPNPTFDVVARPGAMEDYFKNGNPEGKSKREIFGKPIKSPPAFREPGPRLELMDELNIDRTLMFPTLASLVEERMRNDPELIHAVVHSLNQWLYENWSFNFKDRIFTVPVISLPIVDKAIEELEWCVERGAKAILVRPAPVPGYKGPRSFALPEFDPFWKRVVELDVLVTQHSSDSGYARYNQDWDGTGAEMLPFVTNAFRMVSEWRPIQDAVASWVCHGALFRFPELRIAVIENGASWLPHVLQTLTDVYKKAPEGFGMQDPVAAIKKSIHVSPFWEEDFSKLTALIGAERVLFGSDYPHPEGLAEPTTYISHIEHLPLEDQKLVMGGNMARLLKV; from the coding sequence ATGTCACCGAGCCAGCTGCCCTATCCGCTGTTCGACGCGGACAACCACCTGTACGAGACCAAGGAGGCGCTCACCCAGTTCCTTCCCGACAAGTACAAGAAGGCCATCCAGTACGTCGAGGTGGACGGCCGTACCAAGATCGCCATCCAGGGGCAGATCAGCGAGTACATCCCCAACCCCACCTTCGACGTCGTCGCGCGCCCGGGCGCCATGGAGGACTACTTCAAGAACGGCAACCCGGAGGGCAAGAGCAAGCGCGAGATCTTCGGCAAGCCGATCAAGTCGCCGCCGGCCTTCCGCGAACCGGGTCCGCGCCTGGAGCTGATGGACGAACTGAACATCGACCGGACGCTGATGTTCCCCACACTGGCGAGCCTCGTCGAGGAGCGGATGCGCAACGATCCGGAACTGATCCACGCGGTCGTGCACTCACTGAACCAGTGGCTGTACGAGAACTGGTCGTTCAACTTCAAGGACCGGATCTTCACCGTCCCCGTCATCAGCCTGCCCATCGTGGACAAGGCCATCGAGGAACTCGAGTGGTGTGTCGAACGTGGCGCCAAGGCGATCCTCGTCCGGCCCGCGCCGGTCCCCGGCTACAAGGGACCGCGGTCGTTCGCGCTGCCCGAGTTCGACCCGTTCTGGAAGCGCGTCGTGGAACTCGACGTGCTCGTCACCCAGCACTCGTCGGACAGCGGATACGCACGCTACAACCAGGACTGGGACGGCACCGGCGCCGAGATGCTGCCGTTCGTCACCAACGCATTCCGGATGGTCAGCGAATGGCGGCCGATCCAGGATGCGGTGGCCTCGTGGGTGTGCCACGGTGCCCTGTTCCGGTTCCCCGAGCTGCGGATCGCGGTCATCGAGAACGGTGCGAGCTGGCTTCCGCACGTGCTGCAGACGCTGACCGACGTCTACAAGAAGGCCCCGGAGGGCTTCGGCATGCAGGACCCGGTGGCGGCCATCAAGAAGAGCATCCACGTCAGCCCCTTCTGGGAAGAGGACTTCAGCAAGCTCACCGCACTGATCGGCGCCGAGCGGGTGCTGTTCGGGTCGGACTACCCGCATCCCGAGGGACTCGCCGAGCCCACCACCTATATCAGTCACATCGAGCATCTGCCCCTCGAGGACCAGAAGCTCGTGATGGGCGGCAACATGGCGCGGCTGCTCAAGGTATGA
- a CDS encoding AMP-binding protein, which yields MTRQVPAELAEKYIANGWWTTDTVGDVLTRGLQDAPDGAFRIHSSVRPWTGTFADVDDVARRLAAGLRERGVGPGDVVAFQLPNWMEAAATFWASAFLGAAVVPIVHFYGRKEVSYILDEVRPKVFITPERFGRLEYDLTVCADVPIVGVVDRDFDDLLADEPLTGTLPVDPAEAALIAFTSGTTRNPKGVLHSHYSLVHETRQLAGWYPPDRGHQLTAAPVGHFIGMINAFLIPVLDGTDINLTDVWDPGQALELMRTENLTVGGGATYYMTSLLEHPDFTPEHLPSMKYAGLGGSSVPSAVTTRLADLGITVFRSYGSTEHPSITGSWYDAPEDKRLHTDGRPLPGVEITLAEDGEILSRGPDLCMGYTDPELTSRMFDESGWYHTGDIGVLDDDGYLKITDRKSDIIIRGGENISALEVEEVLLGMATVADAVVVAVPDERLGERAAAVVRIKADETAPTLDELRIHFSAVGLAKQKWPEEIHVVDDFPRTASGKIQKFRIRADIVSSQERE from the coding sequence ATGACCAGGCAGGTGCCGGCCGAACTGGCCGAGAAGTACATCGCCAATGGGTGGTGGACCACCGACACCGTCGGCGACGTCCTGACCCGCGGCCTGCAGGACGCACCCGACGGCGCGTTCCGCATCCATTCTTCCGTGCGACCGTGGACGGGCACCTTCGCCGACGTCGACGACGTCGCCCGACGCCTGGCCGCCGGGCTCCGGGAGCGCGGGGTGGGGCCGGGCGACGTGGTCGCCTTCCAACTGCCGAATTGGATGGAGGCCGCGGCGACGTTCTGGGCATCGGCCTTCCTGGGCGCGGCAGTGGTGCCGATCGTGCACTTCTACGGCCGCAAAGAGGTCTCCTACATCCTCGACGAGGTGCGTCCCAAGGTGTTCATCACACCCGAGCGCTTCGGACGACTCGAGTACGACCTCACGGTATGCGCCGACGTTCCCATCGTCGGCGTCGTCGACCGCGATTTCGACGATCTCCTCGCCGACGAACCGCTGACCGGCACACTGCCCGTCGACCCGGCCGAGGCGGCCCTCATCGCTTTCACCTCCGGTACCACCAGGAATCCCAAAGGCGTTCTACACAGCCATTATTCGCTGGTTCACGAGACACGTCAGCTCGCGGGCTGGTACCCACCCGACCGCGGCCATCAACTCACTGCCGCTCCGGTCGGTCATTTCATCGGCATGATCAACGCCTTTCTGATCCCGGTCCTCGACGGGACCGACATCAACCTCACCGACGTCTGGGACCCGGGCCAGGCACTCGAGTTGATGCGGACAGAGAATCTCACCGTCGGCGGCGGAGCCACCTATTACATGACCAGCCTGCTCGAGCATCCCGATTTCACGCCGGAGCACCTCCCGTCGATGAAGTATGCAGGCCTCGGCGGATCCTCGGTGCCCAGCGCCGTGACCACGCGACTCGCCGACCTCGGCATCACGGTCTTCCGCTCGTACGGGAGCACCGAGCACCCGTCGATCACCGGATCCTGGTATGACGCCCCCGAGGACAAGCGCCTGCACACCGACGGCCGGCCGTTACCGGGTGTCGAGATCACACTCGCCGAGGACGGCGAGATCCTCAGTCGGGGGCCGGATCTCTGTATGGGCTATACCGATCCCGAGCTCACCTCGCGCATGTTCGACGAGTCCGGTTGGTACCACACCGGCGACATCGGGGTCCTCGATGACGACGGCTATCTGAAGATCACAGATCGCAAGTCCGACATCATCATCCGCGGCGGCGAGAACATCAGCGCACTCGAGGTCGAGGAAGTGCTGCTCGGCATGGCCACCGTCGCCGACGCCGTCGTCGTCGCAGTACCCGACGAGCGGCTCGGCGAACGCGCCGCGGCGGTCGTCCGCATCAAGGCCGACGAGACGGCTCCGACGCTCGACGAGCTCCGAATCCACTTCTCCGCCGTCGGGTTGGCCAAGCAGAAATGGCCGGAAGAGATCCACGTGGTGGACGACTTTCCGCGGACCGCCAGCGGCAAGATCCAGAAGTTTCGCATCCGCGCCGACATTGTCAGTAGCCAGGAAAGAGAATAG
- a CDS encoding aldehyde dehydrogenase family protein translates to MTTDGASAVDTSRDSGGIQKRLLIGGELVTAATTFETINPATGEVLGSAPDAGVDEARSAIEAARSAFEKSGWATDVALRARCLDQLHKALLEHAEELRDLTIAEVGATKMLTKGNQLDAPIEIVRYYADLLENHSFTEDLGEIEIRGQQHRRWTEREPAGVVAAIIAYNYPNQLALAKLAPALAAGCTVVLKGAPDTPLVTLALGEIIAEHTDIPAGVVNVITSSKVEVGETMVAHPDVDVVTFTGSTPVGKQIMADAAASLKRVFLELGGKSALIVLDDADLMKAAQFAAFTICSHAGQGCALTTRLIVPRDKHDQLAEMVGAMLDHVTVGDPTDDKTYMGPLISERQRDKVDGLVQRAVEAGARLVRGGTRIDPGFFYAPTLLAGVDPDSEIAQEEVFGPVLAMIPHDGDAHAIEIANNSRYGLSGGVLTTDSARGAAVGRAIRTGTFSINGGNYFSADVPFGGYKESGIGREMGVAGLHEFTEIKSFAEAVES, encoded by the coding sequence ATGACGACCGACGGCGCGAGTGCGGTCGATACGAGTCGGGATTCCGGCGGAATCCAGAAGCGACTGCTGATCGGTGGAGAGCTCGTCACGGCGGCGACGACCTTCGAGACCATCAATCCGGCAACCGGGGAGGTGCTGGGTTCGGCACCCGATGCCGGGGTCGACGAGGCGAGATCCGCGATCGAGGCGGCCCGGAGCGCCTTCGAGAAGTCCGGGTGGGCGACCGACGTCGCATTGCGCGCACGCTGCCTCGACCAGTTGCACAAGGCGCTGCTCGAGCACGCCGAGGAACTGCGTGATCTGACGATCGCCGAGGTCGGTGCCACCAAGATGCTCACGAAGGGCAACCAGCTCGACGCACCGATCGAGATCGTCCGTTACTACGCCGACCTGCTCGAGAACCACTCGTTCACCGAGGATCTCGGCGAGATCGAGATCCGTGGACAGCAGCACCGTCGGTGGACCGAACGCGAACCCGCGGGCGTCGTCGCAGCCATCATCGCCTACAACTACCCGAACCAGTTGGCGCTGGCGAAGCTGGCGCCCGCACTGGCGGCGGGATGCACCGTCGTGCTCAAGGGCGCCCCGGACACCCCGCTGGTGACGCTCGCACTGGGCGAGATCATCGCTGAGCACACCGACATCCCGGCCGGCGTGGTCAACGTCATCACGTCGTCGAAGGTCGAGGTCGGCGAGACGATGGTGGCTCACCCCGATGTCGATGTGGTGACGTTCACCGGATCCACGCCGGTGGGTAAGCAGATCATGGCCGACGCCGCGGCATCGCTGAAGCGCGTCTTCCTCGAACTCGGTGGCAAGTCTGCGCTCATCGTGCTCGACGACGCGGACCTGATGAAGGCCGCACAGTTCGCGGCGTTCACGATCTGCAGCCATGCGGGCCAGGGATGTGCGTTGACCACCCGGCTGATCGTGCCGCGCGACAAGCACGATCAGCTCGCGGAGATGGTCGGCGCGATGCTCGACCATGTGACCGTCGGAGACCCGACCGACGACAAGACCTACATGGGGCCGCTGATCAGTGAGCGACAGCGCGACAAGGTCGACGGGCTGGTCCAGCGTGCGGTCGAGGCCGGTGCCCGTCTGGTACGTGGCGGAACCCGGATCGACCCCGGATTCTTCTATGCGCCGACACTTCTCGCCGGTGTCGACCCGGACAGCGAGATCGCTCAGGAAGAGGTGTTCGGCCCGGTGCTCGCGATGATCCCGCACGACGGGGACGCGCACGCGATCGAGATCGCCAACAATTCGAGGTACGGACTGTCGGGCGGTGTGCTCACCACCGATTCGGCGCGCGGGGCGGCGGTCGGGCGCGCCATCCGGACGGGGACGTTCAGCATCAACGGCGGCAACTACTTCTCCGCCGACGTCCCGTTCGGCGGCTACAAGGAATCCGGCATCGGCCGCGAGATGGGTGTCGCGGGCCTGCACGAGTTCACCGAGATCAAGTCGTTCGCCGAGGCGGTGGAATCGTGA
- a CDS encoding FadD3 family acyl-CoA ligase yields the protein MSWQTIPEMVLSSDDRFGDAEAVVDGSVRLTFREVVHRIRCAAGSFAGIGIRKGDRVAIWAPNSAQWIIAVFGLLTAGATLVPINTRYKQDEAADILTRSGAKAVLVQPGFLGLDFSAPAGVRVIDITGDFLSGGTPLDVEVSGSDIADIMYTSGTTGRPKGVMMNHRQVLRLFGEWCDLADLREGDRYLIVNPFFHMFGYKAGLIASFLRGATIYPMPVLDMDHVLELIETEKITMLPGPPTLYQSLLAANDGSRDLSSLRAAVTGSADIPVDLIRRIKRDLPFQTIMTGYGLTEAGTATASRPGDTFEQIATTVGEPCDGIEISIAHDAEVLIRGYNVMQGYLDEPDATAAAIDADGWLHTGDLGELVDGRRLRIIGRKKDMFIVGGFNAYPAEIESYLLEHPAVDQVAVVGVPDDRLGQVGKAFVVAREVISEDELLEWSRTRMAGFKAPRSITFLDQLPMNATGKVMKDLLR from the coding sequence ATGAGCTGGCAGACCATCCCCGAGATGGTCCTGTCGTCCGACGACCGCTTCGGTGATGCCGAAGCGGTCGTCGACGGCTCTGTGCGCTTGACCTTTCGTGAGGTGGTTCATCGGATTCGCTGCGCCGCCGGATCATTCGCCGGCATCGGGATCCGGAAAGGCGACCGTGTCGCGATCTGGGCACCCAACTCCGCGCAGTGGATCATCGCCGTGTTCGGACTCCTGACCGCCGGCGCCACACTCGTCCCGATCAACACCCGCTACAAGCAGGACGAGGCCGCCGACATCCTGACGCGCAGCGGCGCCAAGGCCGTGCTGGTTCAGCCGGGCTTCCTCGGGCTCGATTTCTCGGCTCCCGCCGGCGTTCGGGTCATCGACATCACGGGCGACTTCCTCTCCGGCGGAACACCGTTGGACGTCGAGGTGTCCGGCTCCGACATCGCCGACATCATGTACACCTCGGGGACCACCGGCCGCCCCAAGGGCGTCATGATGAATCATCGGCAGGTGCTGCGGCTGTTCGGCGAGTGGTGCGACCTGGCCGACCTCCGCGAGGGCGACCGCTACCTCATCGTCAACCCGTTCTTCCACATGTTCGGCTACAAGGCTGGACTCATCGCCTCGTTCCTGCGCGGCGCGACGATCTATCCGATGCCCGTTCTCGACATGGATCACGTCCTGGAGTTGATCGAGACAGAGAAGATCACCATGCTGCCCGGACCCCCCACGCTCTACCAGTCCCTGCTCGCCGCCAATGACGGGTCGCGGGACCTCTCGTCGCTACGGGCTGCCGTCACCGGGTCCGCCGACATCCCGGTCGATCTCATCCGTCGCATCAAGCGTGATCTACCCTTCCAGACGATCATGACCGGCTACGGCCTCACCGAGGCGGGGACCGCCACCGCGTCTCGCCCCGGCGACACCTTCGAGCAGATCGCCACCACCGTCGGAGAGCCGTGCGACGGAATCGAGATCAGCATCGCCCACGACGCCGAGGTGCTCATCCGCGGCTACAACGTCATGCAGGGCTACCTCGACGAGCCCGACGCGACCGCGGCCGCGATCGACGCGGACGGCTGGCTGCACACCGGCGATCTCGGTGAACTCGTCGACGGCCGGCGACTGCGCATCATCGGCCGCAAGAAGGACATGTTCATCGTCGGCGGCTTCAACGCCTATCCGGCCGAGATCGAGAGCTATCTGCTGGAACATCCGGCCGTCGACCAGGTCGCCGTCGTGGGGGTTCCCGACGACCGACTCGGCCAGGTCGGCAAGGCGTTCGTGGTTGCGCGCGAGGTGATCTCCGAGGATGAGCTGCTCGAGTGGAGCCGCACCCGGATGGCCGGATTCAAGGCGCCGCGCTCGATCACGTTCCTCGATCAGCTCCCGATGAACGCCACCGGCAAGGTGATGAAAGACCTCCTGCGCTGA